A single Vidua chalybeata isolate OUT-0048 chromosome 20, bVidCha1 merged haplotype, whole genome shotgun sequence DNA region contains:
- the LYRM9 gene encoding LYR motif-containing protein 9 isoform X3 produces MSPLPEAELVRSSVQLYRYLLRCCRRLPPGPIQQHYRHAIRQSFKVHADEDDPERIQQIIKRAIEDADWVMNKYKNQK; encoded by the exons ATGTCCCCGCTGCCGGAGGCGGAGCTGGTGCGCAGCTCGGTGCAGCTGTACCGGTACCTGCtgcgctgctgccgccgcctGCCCCCGGGCCCCATCCAGCAGCACTACAGACACGCCATCCGGCAG AGTTTCAAAGTCCATGCTGATGAAGACGATCCTGAGCGAATCCAGCAGATCATTAAGAGAGCCATTGAAGATGCGGACTGGGTGATGAATAAA tataaaaaCCAGAAGTAG
- the LYRM9 gene encoding LYR motif-containing protein 9 isoform X2, translating into MLAAAGPAMSPLPEAELVRSSVQLYRYLLRCCRRLPPGPIQQHYRHAIRQSFKVHADEDDPERIQQIIKRAIEDADWVMNKYKNQK; encoded by the exons AGCCGCCGCGGGCCCGGCCATGTCCCCGCTGCCGGAGGCGGAGCTGGTGCGCAGCTCGGTGCAGCTGTACCGGTACCTGCtgcgctgctgccgccgcctGCCCCCGGGCCCCATCCAGCAGCACTACAGACACGCCATCCGGCAG AGTTTCAAAGTCCATGCTGATGAAGACGATCCTGAGCGAATCCAGCAGATCATTAAGAGAGCCATTGAAGATGCGGACTGGGTGATGAATAAA tataaaaaCCAGAAGTAG